In Fusobacterium nucleatum, the genomic stretch GAACTTGTTCTAATATAAATTGTTGTGCTCCTGGAACTCCAACATCACTTAGAGGATCTGGAGCTGACATTTCAATATATTCCATTCCTAAATCTTTAGCTGTTTGTTCCATTATAGCTCTTCTTCTTGAAATAGTTTCATAGCTTAAATGTCTAGGGAAAGAAATGTGCATAAATTTAGTTGCACCCAAATCATGAGCTGTTTTTACTATTAAATACCCTCTTGCAACTGAATCTGAATTTACAACTACATCTGCAACTGTACTTACTTGTACAGGATCTTCATGAGTATTGTTTACAAATAATAAAATATCAGGTCTTTTCTCTCTTATAGCCTTGAACGCAGGATAAGTTCCTGGTATTCCTTCAGCAACAACCACTGCTTTCATTTTTGGGTCATCTGCAAGAGAAACCATTTGTGAAATTGTTGTTTCTTGTTCTTGCATAAAATTATCAGGAACTGTTACCACTGTAATTTTTCCACCCTCATCATTAGATGAACCATATTGTTTTAAAACTGCTTCTGCTCCACGGAAATTATCTTCTGATTGTGAAACTGATGTTGTAACAATACCAATATGATAATCTTGAGTTGCTACTTCACTTGCTGCCTCTTGTTGAGCATTTGCATCTTCAGTTGGTGCTTCCTTTTTTCCACAAGCAACAGCAATAACTAACATAAATACTGCTAAAATACTAAATAAAATCTTTTTAAAATTCATACATACCTCCTCCTAATAATTAAAGTTCTTTTTTGCATGTTCTTTTAAAGCGTTTTGGCTATTATATATCCAAATAATACATAAGTCAATATTTTTTTATAAAATTTATATTTTATTTTTATTGAAAATTAGAGCTATACAGAAAGAAAATCTTTATTTTTATACATTTTTAAACATTTTTTTAAACAAAATTTAATGTACATTATTTATGTTTTTTAAATAACACTTGAAAAAAATTTTTTTATAGCTATAATACTATAATATATACAAAATAAATATCCTATATTCATTTTTAAAATACTTGGAGGAACAGAATATTATGAAAAATTTTTTTATTAAGAGCTTAAATGGAATGGCATTTGGTTTATTTTCATCACTGATAGTTGGACTTATTTTAAAACAGATTGGAACTATTTTTAATATAGAATTTTTAATATATTTAGGAAGTTTTTCACAACTTTTAATGGGTGCTGGAATAGGAGTTGGAGTTGCTTATGCTTTAGAATCTCCTGTTTTGATATTAATATCTTCTGCTATAACAGGAATGTATGGTGCTGGAAGTATCAATTTTGTAGATGGACAAGCAATTTTAAAAGTTGGTGAACCTATGGGAGCATATTTTTCTGTCATCTTTGGGCTACTTATTTCAAAGCAAATAGCAGGAAAGACAAAATTTGACATAATACTTTTACCTATGACTACCATAGTTTTTGGTTGCTTATTAGGAAAATTTTTTGCTCCATATATTTCTGCCATTATTACAGAAATTGGAGTTATTGTAAACAAAACAACAGAGCTTAGACCAATTTTAATGGGACTTACTCTGTCTGTAATTATGGGAATAATTTTAACATTGCCAATAAGTTCTGCTGCAATAGGAATTTCACTAGGATTAAGTGGTCTTGCAGCAGGAGCTGCTTTAACTGGCTGCTGTTGTCAAATGATAGGCTTTGCTGTAATGTCTTATGATGATAATGATTTAGGAACTGTATTTTCAATAGGTTTTGGGACTTCTATGATACAAATTCCAAATATAATTAAAAATCCTATTATATGGATCCCTCCAATAGCTTCTAGTGCTATTTTAGGAGTGCTTTCTACAACTATTTTTAAATTATCTTCAAATAGTATTGCTTCTGGTATGGGTACAAGTGGGTTTGTTGGACAAATTGCTTCATTTACAGTAAATGGAATGTCTTATTTACCAACTATGATAATTTTACATTTTTTATTGCCAGCAATTTTAACTTTTATTATCTATAAATTATTGAAGAAAAAAGGATATATAAAAGCAGGAGATTTAAAAATATAAGATAAAAAAGGGAAAGTACTTTAAAATCATTTTATACTTTCCCATTATTTTGCATATTTTCTTAAATTTCAAAAAACTCTCCATCTAATATCCTATATTTATTTCTGCCTATTCTTTCTAATTTTTCATCTTTTACTAATTCACTTAAAACTCTTGAAAGAGAAGGTCTTTCTACTCCAAAAAACTCTGCTAATGCCCCTAAATTTCCTATAAAAAATTCATTATTCTTTTGATTTCTTTTGACATAATCACAGAATTTCTTCTTTATAGTTTTATTATTAAAACTATTCCAAATTTTACTTGTTAAAAGTTGAGTTTTATTTGAAATTTCATTTAAAAAATTTTCTAAAATTTTCTCCTGTGAAAATAATAATTTTAAAAATTCTTTTCTTTCCACAAAAAGTATTTCTGCTTCATCTTTTGCACTTAAATCAACAGGAAAACTATTATTTTTACCAAATATAAAAGCAGAGGCTATTACATCACTTGGAACTAATTCTTCAATTTTTATAATATTTCCTTCTTCTGTAAGCATTTCAGTAATTAAAGTACCTTTCAATATTATATAAAGCCCTTTTACTTCATCTCCTCTAAAAGCTATTGGTTCATCAAGAGAATATTTTTTTATTTCATATTTTGTTTTTTCTAAAATATCTTTTATTGTATCTTCATCTAAATCATTAAAAACAACTGTTTCCCTTAAAGTTTTAATCATATTATCCCTCTATTCAATGCTTTTAAAATTTATCTCCAATTTTTCTATATCTGGTTCAAATCTTCTATATTTTACACCTGCTGAATCTAACATTTTTTTTGAAGCTCTATTAGAATCTGTATCTGTATATTTATCAGATAAATATACAATTTCTTTTATTCCACTTTGGATAATTGCCTTAGTACATTCATGACAAGGGAAGAGTGCCACATAAATAGTGCAGTCTTTTAAAGATTTTATACTATTTAATATAGCATTTAACTCTGCATGGCAAACATAAGGATATTTTGTGTTTAAAAATTCTCCATCTCTTTCCCAAGGAAATTCTTTATCATCACAACCTTTTGGCAAACCATTATAACCTACACCAACTATTCTTTTATCTTCATTTACTATGCAAGCTCCAACCTGTGTATTAGGGTCTTTACTTCTCATAGAGGATAGAATTGCTACACCCATAAAATAACTATCCCAATTTATATAATTTTCTCTCATATTATCACCTTTATTTTTTAATAATATTAATGATAACATTTTATCTTTTTTATAGCAACTATATAAATAGGTTATTATTTGATTTTTCTGCTTCTCCTAAATATTGTCCCACTCCTCCATAATTTATTCCATCTATTAATTCTTCTTTACTTATACCCATAACATCCATAGACATAGTACAAGCTGTAATATTTACACCTGCCTCTTTAGCTTTTTTCATCAATTCTTCCAAGGACATAATATTCTTTTTCTTCATAACACTTCTTATCATTTTAGCACCTATTCCAAAGAAATTCATCTTTGATACTGGTAAATCTTGGCTATTTTTAGGTAACATTATAGCAAACATTTTTTCTATAAAACTTTTTTTAGATAAATTCTTCTTCTTTAGAATAGACAAGCCCCAGAAAGTAAAGAACATTGTTACTTTTTTACCCATAGTAAGAGCTCCATTAGCTATTATAAATGCTGCTATTGCCTTATCCAAATCTCCACTAAAAACTACCATTGTCATATTTGAATTATCTTCAATTACTACATTTTCTTGTTCTTTTACTGCAACTTTTGAAGTTTGCCCTTTTTGAAGAGTAGCATAGATTATTCCATCTTTTTTATTCAAAGATAAAAGAGAATTTTTTGTAACTTTACTCCAAGCCTGAATATCATTATAGAAGCCTGGGTCTGAGACCTTTACTTTTAATTGTTCATTTTCTTGCAGTTTATCTATATTCTCTTTTATTTTTACCAATGGTCCTGGGCAAGAAAGCCCTGACAAATCTATATATTCATCTTCTTTTTTAACTTTAAAATCAATATTTTCTTTACTTAAAAAATTTTCTTCTGTCTGTGTTTTAACAAGCTCTTTCTCTTCAATTTCTATCCCACCAGCTAAATTTTTTACTTTATAACCATTTTGAGATAAAAATCTTGCTGCTATATATCCTCTCAATCCAACAGCACAATATGTCCAAATTTCTTTATCTTTTGGAAGTTCAGTATATCTTTTTCTAAGCTCACTTAAAGGAATATTAATACTGTTTTTTAGACTTCCACTTATTAATTCTAATTCTTCTCTTATATCTAAAATTATAGTTTCTTTTTCATTATAGTTTTCTAAATCTTCCATAAATACTTGTTTCAATAAATTGTCTTCTATATTTTGTCCAATAAAACCAACCATATTAGCAGGTGATTTTGCTGATAGGAAAGCTGGAGCATAAGCAAGCTCTAATTCAGCTAAATCATCTATTGTAGCTCTAAATTTTATGCTTGTTGCTATTACATCAATAAATTTATCCACTCCATTTATTCCAACAGCTTGAGCACCTAATATTTGTCTATTTTTTTTGTTATATAGAACTTTTATAGTTATAGGTGTTGCTCCTGGATAATAAGATACATGGTTATTTGGATGTAAATATATTTTTTCATAAGATATATTTAATTGTTTTAAAGCTCTCTCATTTAATCCTGTTGAAGCACCTATCAATTCAAATACTTTTATAATAGCGGTTCCTATACTTCCTTTATACTTTTCATCTCTTCCCACTATATTTCCTGCTACTATTCTTCCCTGTCTATTAGCAGGTCCAGCCAAAGGAATTGCACAATTTTCTTTTGTTATATAATTTTTAACAATTATACTATCTCCTAAAGCATATACTCCATCTATATTAGTTTCTAAATTTTCATTGACAAGTATATGTCCTCTTTCTCCTAAATTAATTCCAGAGTTTTGTAAAAATTCAGTATCAGGGCTAACCCCTATTGACAATATTACCATATCTGTTGTAACAGATTTTCCACTTTCAAGTTTAATAATAACTTCATCTTTATCTTCTTGAAATTCAGTAACTTTTTCTGATATCAAAAGATTAATTCCATTGTCTACAAGCTCATATTCTAAAATATTTGAAATTTCACTGTCAAATGGAGCTAAAATATGAGGTGCTGCTTCAATTAAAGTTGTGTCTATTCCTAAATGTTTTAAATTTTCAGCTGTTTCAACTCCTACATAACCTCCTCCAACAACAGTTGCCTTTTTGATATTGTGATTTTTGATTTCAGATTTTATCTTATCCATATCATTTATATTTCTAAGTGTAAATATTTTTTTATTTTCTATCCCTTTTATAGCTGGTAAAATTGGTTTTGCTCCTGGAGCTAAAACTAGAAAATCAAAATTTTCTTCATATTCTTCTCCATTTTTAGTTTTAACTCTTACTTTTTTCTCTTTTCCATTGACCTCAATTACTTCACTATTTATTCTTACATCTAAATTAAATCTAGCTTTAAGACTTTCTGGAGTTTGAACTAAAAGACTTTCTCTGTTTTGTATTACACCACCTATATGATAAGGTAGTCCACAGTTAGCAAATGATACATATTCTCCTCTTTCAAACATAATTATTTCCAAATTTTCGTCTAGTCTTCTAAGTCTTGCAGCAGTAGAAGCTCCTCCTGCAACTCCACCAACTATAAGCACTTTTTTCATAAATAAACCTCCCATTGATTTCATCTAAAATTTAAAATATATTATTTTTTAATTAATACTAATCTTTTAATAGAAGTATAACTGTATAGAGTATTTTTGTAAAGTACAGTCTTTTTTGTCCGTATTTACTTTTTTGTCAATAAATATTAGAATATATAAAAAGGAGTGAGCAGAATGGATAAAAATAAAAAATATAATTGCTTTTTTGAATTTACATTGGACTTAGTTGGTGGAAAATGGAAACCAATTATTTTATATTACATAAGTATAAATGATGTAGCTAGACATAGTGAATTAAAAAGATTTATTCCAAGTATCAACGAAAGAATGCTCACTAGACAATTAAGAGAATTAGAAGATGATAATTTAATAGAAAGAAAAGTTTATCCTGTTGTTCCTCCAAAGGTGGAATATAGGCTAACAAAATATGGAAAAAGTTTAATACCTATTTTAAAATCTCTGGTACTATGGGGAAAAGATTATGCAAAGTCAATAAAATTTGATAATTTTAAAATGGACTTACCTGAAAAATAAAAACTGCACTTATAGCTTAATAACTAGAAAATTAAGTGCAGTCTATCTATTTTTACTCTTCTACTGATTTTTTTAAAAGCATCATTGAATGTGGTACATCTGAAAATATTCCTCTTAAAAACTCCATATTTTCTTCACTAATAATTGTACTTTCAAGCCTTACTGTATGTTTTATACTAACTGAATTACTATCTTCCTCAAAAATTTCGTGTCCAAAATGTATACTTCCTAAAGGAATATCAGTTTTATCCGAAAATTCTTTATTCTCTTTGACAGAAGTTAAAATATATTCTAAAGGAGGCATATTCTCTAATTCCATTATTCCTTTACTTCCTGTTTTAAATTCTCCATTTAATTTTATATCTTTTAAATCTTCTTCCCAAATATACCATTTATTGATATCAGCATAATATTCCCAAACTTTTTCCTTTTTAGCATTAATTTTAAAACTAAATTCCATATTTTTTCCTCCTTAAAAATTATAAGTTTATATATTATAAGTATACTTATAATATTTTAAAAAGTCAATCTTTTTTATAAGACTATTTGCATAAAAAATAAAAGTACTATAAAATAAATATAATAATATTTTTACCTGAGGAGGATTGATTTGTTTGTTCCCATCTAAATATAAAGATAATTCCGAAAATTCTACAGGTTTATTATTTATGAGAGTTTTCAATAAATGGCATTCCATTATAAAAAAAGAACTAAAAAAATTAGATATTACTCAGCCACAATTTGTTGTTTTGACTTCTCTTGCATATCTTTTACAAAAAGAAAATGAAGTTACTCAAATTATGCTTTCAAAAATATCTGGTATAGATGTTATGACTATTTCACAAATAATAAATTTACTTGAAAAAAATGATTTTATAGAAAGAAAGCGTCATTCTAAGGATACAAGAGCAAATTCTGTTTTTTTAACTTTAAAAGGGCAAAATATTTTAGAAAAGGCTGTCCCACTTGTTGAAAACATTGATGATAATTTTTTTAATATACTAGCTGAAAAAGAACAACTTTTCAGAGAACTTTTAAAAAAACTATAAAATAAAAAGATATTGATAGAAAAATTTTCTATTAATATCTTTTTTATAATTTATTTTTTAGAACTTATACCCAATTCCAAAACTAGAACTTGTTATATCTTTATTTTTTCTAAATCTAAATGTAGCAGTTATTCCACTTATATGTTCATATCCAAGTTTTAT encodes the following:
- a CDS encoding deoxycytidylate deaminase translates to MRENYINWDSYFMGVAILSSMRSKDPNTQVGACIVNEDKRIVGVGYNGLPKGCDDKEFPWERDGEFLNTKYPYVCHAELNAILNSIKSLKDCTIYVALFPCHECTKAIIQSGIKEIVYLSDKYTDTDSNRASKKMLDSAGVKYRRFEPDIEKLEINFKSIE
- a CDS encoding winged helix-turn-helix transcriptional regulator; protein product: MDKNKKYNCFFEFTLDLVGGKWKPIILYYISINDVARHSELKRFIPSINERMLTRQLRELEDDNLIERKVYPVVPPKVEYRLTKYGKSLIPILKSLVLWGKDYAKSIKFDNFKMDLPEK
- a CDS encoding polyketide cyclase, translating into MEFSFKINAKKEKVWEYYADINKWYIWEEDLKDIKLNGEFKTGSKGIMELENMPPLEYILTSVKENKEFSDKTDIPLGSIHFGHEIFEEDSNSVSIKHTVRLESTIISEENMEFLRGIFSDVPHSMMLLKKSVEE
- a CDS encoding DUF3798 domain-containing protein encodes the protein MNFKKILFSILAVFMLVIAVACGKKEAPTEDANAQQEAASEVATQDYHIGIVTTSVSQSEDNFRGAEAVLKQYGSSNDEGGKITVVTVPDNFMQEQETTISQMVSLADDPKMKAVVVAEGIPGTYPAFKAIREKRPDILLFVNNTHEDPVQVSTVADVVVNSDSVARGYLIVKTAHDLGATKFMHISFPRHLSYETISRRRAIMEQTAKDLGMEYIEMSAPDPLSDVGVPGAQQFILEQVPNWIAKYGKDIAFFATNDAQTEPLLKQIAAHGGCFIEADLPSPTMGYPGALGIEFTDDEKGNWPKILEKVEKAVVDAGGSARMGTWAYSYNFSGIEGLTDLAVKSIESGDRDFTLDKVLASLDAATPGSKWNGSLMKNNNGVDIPNSFFVYQDTYIFGKGYMGITSVEVPEKYGKIGNK
- a CDS encoding PTS transporter subunit IIC, producing MKNFFIKSLNGMAFGLFSSLIVGLILKQIGTIFNIEFLIYLGSFSQLLMGAGIGVGVAYALESPVLILISSAITGMYGAGSINFVDGQAILKVGEPMGAYFSVIFGLLISKQIAGKTKFDIILLPMTTIVFGCLLGKFFAPYISAIITEIGVIVNKTTELRPILMGLTLSVIMGIILTLPISSAAIGISLGLSGLAAGAALTGCCCQMIGFAVMSYDDNDLGTVFSIGFGTSMIQIPNIIKNPIIWIPPIASSAILGVLSTTIFKLSSNSIASGMGTSGFVGQIASFTVNGMSYLPTMIILHFLLPAILTFIIYKLLKKKGYIKAGDLKI
- a CDS encoding Crp/Fnr family transcriptional regulator; the encoded protein is MIKTLRETVVFNDLDEDTIKDILEKTKYEIKKYSLDEPIAFRGDEVKGLYIILKGTLITEMLTEEGNIIKIEELVPSDVIASAFIFGKNNSFPVDLSAKDEAEILFVERKEFLKLLFSQEKILENFLNEISNKTQLLTSKIWNSFNNKTIKKKFCDYVKRNQKNNEFFIGNLGALAEFFGVERPSLSRVLSELVKDEKLERIGRNKYRILDGEFFEI
- a CDS encoding MarR family winged helix-turn-helix transcriptional regulator, with product MFPSKYKDNSENSTGLLFMRVFNKWHSIIKKELKKLDITQPQFVVLTSLAYLLQKENEVTQIMLSKISGIDVMTISQIINLLEKNDFIERKRHSKDTRANSVFLTLKGQNILEKAVPLVENIDDNFFNILAEKEQLFRELLKKL
- a CDS encoding FAD-dependent oxidoreductase gives rise to the protein MKKVLIVGGVAGGASTAARLRRLDENLEIIMFERGEYVSFANCGLPYHIGGVIQNRESLLVQTPESLKARFNLDVRINSEVIEVNGKEKKVRVKTKNGEEYEENFDFLVLAPGAKPILPAIKGIENKKIFTLRNINDMDKIKSEIKNHNIKKATVVGGGYVGVETAENLKHLGIDTTLIEAAPHILAPFDSEISNILEYELVDNGINLLISEKVTEFQEDKDEVIIKLESGKSVTTDMVILSIGVSPDTEFLQNSGINLGERGHILVNENLETNIDGVYALGDSIIVKNYITKENCAIPLAGPANRQGRIVAGNIVGRDEKYKGSIGTAIIKVFELIGASTGLNERALKQLNISYEKIYLHPNNHVSYYPGATPITIKVLYNKKNRQILGAQAVGINGVDKFIDVIATSIKFRATIDDLAELELAYAPAFLSAKSPANMVGFIGQNIEDNLLKQVFMEDLENYNEKETIILDIREELELISGSLKNSINIPLSELRKRYTELPKDKEIWTYCAVGLRGYIAARFLSQNGYKVKNLAGGIEIEEKELVKTQTEENFLSKENIDFKVKKEDEYIDLSGLSCPGPLVKIKENIDKLQENEQLKVKVSDPGFYNDIQAWSKVTKNSLLSLNKKDGIIYATLQKGQTSKVAVKEQENVVIEDNSNMTMVVFSGDLDKAIAAFIIANGALTMGKKVTMFFTFWGLSILKKKNLSKKSFIEKMFAIMLPKNSQDLPVSKMNFFGIGAKMIRSVMKKKNIMSLEELMKKAKEAGVNITACTMSMDVMGISKEELIDGINYGGVGQYLGEAEKSNNNLFI